A stretch of Pygocentrus nattereri isolate fPygNat1 chromosome 8, fPygNat1.pri, whole genome shotgun sequence DNA encodes these proteins:
- the si:ch211-153b23.4 gene encoding uncharacterized protein si:ch211-153b23.4, producing the protein MAAAQSDPQSLHLSVGVLGISAGSLLLLVEDYGSSPGKHLIPSTALGIELLIIAALLAYAGVRRILSQSSLYAYLCLTVSALWCGSGLIHILLGENIITTEHELRNAMVPGLAAFTLALLVISLVAVVQREIVLSFIALSICLACAHQIAGLANLSFGQSATAACYLLVCFVTAYFGSGRLLSYITRGKIQPPGTHLQSKISLKAAQGQEADDVVAVGLVMNLLSACVLACPLLGVVPQLFSGLVPWLWTAGVFQLGVCVLSYRALDTLAATFYGFTAILKFSEGYSALVRDLTNQEPYSPVPFPTVFSVLFFVLALFSCHRSLLDGLYQLFFVAYCIAIAAQPRGFFQGGTQGVQAAIFVATALMLLVTLYNKASLKKFPTGDGLLKNFLSRSGKFMLRTQDKDLHAPYLGYSKYADAEVLGHGCSVLAAFAITASTTSQDPLAVLILPWAVVSGGLLQLLCGSVAFARGKTLESTAFILYGVMWTVWGLTRFGGLYGDVRGFHVAVGIISFMLFNVLVTAGALFLNKVWFVYALSFELILISFLLDAVGSLPYGYDIGVTIIFGLVSFYFFLANLFNCTFQTPQLPFGDPLIKLSGFGGGRDSCPHLPARKATSVQQIAEIMKNGGICGMPTDTVYVLVAACNRPEAVEKAYKVKKQAQERPMSLWISSIRQLQPVRQQINPLLWDFMEAAWPSSISMVIPRAPWMEFFGLADSSKYIGTPQSIAIRNPDCTVATHLISLVGPIAVTSANPTGEADTTHHNQVYAKLGDKVDGVLCDGPSPENIASTVVDCTKIDNGQIGFFRVGLIPKSKVLQIFEEIQRKQQRGHVNSGFEGDITAPEIESTLQLTDLETDSDLSRPTSTGSLNSLDLIRHGSEEYEDESL; encoded by the exons ATGGCAGCTGCTCAGTCTGATCCGCAGTCGCTGCATCTCTCCGTCGGTGTTTTGGGGATCTCAGCCG GTTCTTTGCTGCTTCTGGTCGAGGACTATGGCAGCTCCCCTGGCAAACACCTCATCCCTAGCACTGCTCTGGGGATTGAGCTTCTCATTATCGCTGCCCTACTGGCCTACGCAG GAGTGCGTCGGATTTTGTCCCAAAGCTCTCTCTATGCCTATTTGTGTCTGACGGTGTCCGCCCTGTGGTGTGGCTCAGGGCTGATTCATATACTTTTAGGGGAAAATATAATCACCACTGAACATGAGCTGAGAAATGCGATGGTGCCAGGGCTCGCCGCTTTTACTTTAGCCTTGCTTGTCATTTCTTTAGTGGCTGTCGTGCAGAGGGAGATTGTCCTTTCCTTCATTGCCCTAAGCATATGTTTGGCATGTGCCCATCAGATTGCCGGCCTAGCTAACTTAAGCTTTGGCCAGTCAGCCACTGCTGCCTGCTACCTTTTGGTCTGTTTTGTGACTGCTTACTTTGGGAGTGGACGCTTGTTGTCCTACATAACCCGTGGTAAGATTCAACCACCAGGGACACATCTGCAGAGTAAAATCAGCTTGAAGGCAGCTCAGGGTCAAGAGGCTGATGACGTAGTTGCAGTGGGTTTGGTGATGAACTTGTTGTCAGCCTGCGTGCTGGCTTGTCCCCTGCTTGGCGTGGTCCCTCAGCTCTTCTCAGGCCTTGTTCCTTGGCTGTGGACAGCTGGGGTCTTCCAGCTGGGTGTCTGTGTTCTCTCCTACAGAGCCCTGGACACCCTGGCCGCCACCTTCTATGGCTTTACAGCCATACTGAAGTTTTCTGAGGGGTATAGCGCACTAGTGAGAGACCTAACAAACCAAGAACCCTATTCCCCAGTACCCTTCCCTACTGTTTTCTCAGTGCTCTTTTTTGTCCTGGCTTTGTTTAGTTGTCACAGAAGTTTACTCGATGGCCTCTATCAGCTTTTCTTCGTAGCATACTGTATAGCGATCGCTGCCCAACCCAGAGGCTTTTTCCAGGGAGGCACACAAGGTGTCCAAGCAGCTATATTTGTGGCAACTGCCCTTATGCTTCTAGTGACCCTCTATAATAAGGCATCTTTAAAGAAGTTTCCCACAGGTGATGGTCTGCTCAAGAACTTTCTGAGTCGCAGTGGTAAATTCATGCTACGAACCCAGGACAAAGATCTGCATGCCCCCTATTTGGGCTACTCCAAGTACGCAGATGCTGAGGTGTTGGGCCATGGCTGTAGTGTTCTGGCGGCTTTTGCCATCACTGCTAGCACAACCAGCCAGGATCCCTTGGCGGTTTTGATTTTGCCGTGGGCTGTGGTGTCAGGTGGTCTGCTGCAGCTACTCTGTGGCTCAGTGGCCTTTGCACGAGGTAAGACTCTGGAGAGCACAGCCTTCATACTCTATGGTGTCATGTGGACAGTTTGGGGTCTGACGCGTTTTGGTGGCCTCTACGGTGATGTCCGTGGGTTCCACGTAGCAGTGGGAATCATCAGCTTCATGCTTTTCAATGTTCTAGTGACAGCGGGAGCCCTGTTCCTAAATAAGGTGTGGTTTGTCTATGCATTATCGTTTGAGCTCATTCTCATTAGCTTCTTGCTGGACGCAGTTGGATCACTGCCATATGGCTATGACATCGGTGTCACCATCATCTTTGGGTTGGtcagtttctattttttcctgGCCAACTTATTCAACTGCACCTTCCAGACTCCACAGCTTCCGTTTGGTGATCCTCTGATCAAGCTGAGTGGGTTTGGTGGTGGCAGGGACAGCTGTCCTCATCTTCCTGCAAGGAAAGCCACATCTGTGCAGCAGATTGCAG AGATTATGAAGAATGGAGGAATATGCGGAATGCCCACTGACACAGTCTATGTGCTGGTGGCAGCTTGCAATCGGCCAGAGGCTGTCGAGAAAGCTTACAA GGTGAAGAAGCAGGCTCAGGAGCGTCCCATGTCATTATGGATTTCCTCCATTCGGCAGTTACAACCAGTCAGACAACAGATCAATCCACTGCTCTGGGACTTCATGGAGGCTGCTTGGCCCTCGTCCATCAGCATGGTCATTCCTAGAG CCCCGTGGATGGAGTTCTTTGGTTTGGCTGATTCATCAAAATATATTGGCACCCCGCAAAGCATAGCTATCAGAAATCCTGACTGCACCGTTGCGACCCACCTTATTAGCTTg GTCGGCCCGATCGCTGTTACATCAGCCAACCCGACAGGTGAAGCAGACACAACCCATCATAACCAGGTGTACGCCAAGCTGGGTGATAAG GTCGACGGAGTGCTATGTGATGGACCTTCACCAGAAAACATTGCCTCTACTGTTGTGGACTGTACTAAGATTGATAATGGCCAAATTGGCTTTTTCAGGGTTGGGCTTATACCTAAATCAAAG GTCCTGCAAATCTTTGAGGAGattcagagaaaacagcagcgcGGACATGTGAACAGCGGCTTCGAGGGAGACATCACTGCTCCTGAAATAGAATCAACCCTACAACTCACAGATCTTGAAACGGACTCAGACCTAAGCCGGCCAACCTCTACAGGGTCGCTGAACTCGCTGGACCTCATCCGACATGGCAGTGAGGAGTACGAGGATGAATCCTTGTAA